The following is a genomic window from Bacillus sp. V2I10.
CACTTCCTGAATGATTTCCTCAGGGCGTCTGCTTCTTTCTTTTCCGCGGGTATAAGGAACGATGCAGTACGTACAGAATTTATCGCAGCCAAACATGATATTAACCCATGCTTTGACATTTCCTTTACGCTCTCTTGGAAGGTTTTCAATGACATCGCCTTCTTTAGACCAAACTTCGATGACCATTTCCTTCGACATGTAGGCGTCTTTAAGAATATTAGGCAAGCGGTGAATGTTATGTGTTCCAAAGATCATGTCAACATGCTGATGTTTTTTCATGATTCTTGTGACAACGGATTCTTCCTGAGACATACATCCGCAAACACCGATCAATAAACCTGGTTTTTCTCTTTTAAGGGACTTCAGATGGCCGATTTCACCGAATACTTTGTTTTCTGCATTTTCACGGATGGCACATGTATTCAGGAGAATCACATCTGCATCTTCTGTTGTGTTCGTAGCTTTATAGCCGAGTGCCATGAAAATTCCAGCCATGACTTCAGTATCATGTTCGTTCATTTGGCATCCGTATGTGCGAATCAGAAATTTCTTTCCATTCCCAAGACCTCTGAACTCTTCTGAAATGCTGAAATCATTTTGGTATTTCACTTCCTCTTTGCCGCGCTTTTTTGCATCCTTTAAGGAAGGAGGCATATAAACGGCTTGGAAATACTTACTGTAATCCTTTTCGGATTTTTTGTCCGCAGGATTTACCTGTGTATTTTCCAAACGCTGCTTTTCATTCATGTAAAACAGTCTCCTTTCAATCCCTTCTAACCCTACTCCCCGAGTGGGAGTATACCAATTTTATAGTATATATGTTCTTAGTGGACAAAACAATATAGAAATCAAGAAAGGACATATATCTATAGTAAATGAAACGGTAAAAAAAGAAAAGCGGAGCCTCCCGTTTAGCTCCGTCGGACAGATATAGATCTGCCCAAAACATTTACTGTTCATTCTGTAAAATGATTTTAGCAAATGCAGCAATTTTACTAGCTGTTTTCTTCCTTCAGCAAATTTTATATTTTTCAGGCTATGTTAAAGGTAAAGTTTGATTTATAAAATATATAAATTAAAAACTCGTTGAATGATACGAATGTCGAGTTTTCCTATAACTTTCGTAAAAATTGGTTTTCTCAAAGAATCCCATTAGCATTTGGCTAGAACTTCAATAAATGAAACCAATAGCCTGTTACACACGTAAAGTAATGGAAACAAAGTTTCTTTCTTACTTCCATTTATCTTCAAAAAAAGAGAGGCATCAGCCTCCCCTTTCCATTACTTCAGAATATTTAACTCTTTTGCAGCTTTTTCAAAGATATCCAAAGCTTTCTGAAGCTCTTCTTTTGAATGCTCAGCCGTTACGATAGTACGGACGCGAGCCTGTCCTTTTGCTACTGTCGGGAATGCAATTCCCTGTGCAAAGACGCCATATTCTCTAAGTTTATCAGAGAATTGATGAGACAAAGCTTCATCGCCTACTATGACAGGTGTTACAGGTGTTTCGCTTTTACCTGTATCAAAACCGAGATCTTCAAGGCCTTTTTTGAAGAACTTTGCGTTATCCCAAAGCTTTTCAATCAGTTGAGGCTCTTCAATAAGTACGTTGATCGCTTCTATACAGGCTGCTGTTACAGCTGGAGGGTGGGACGTACTGAACAAAAATGGACGGCCTTTTTGAATAAGATAATCAATTAGAGTACGTGTGCTTGCTACATATCCTCCTAATACACCAACCGCTTTGCTTAAAGTCCCAACCTGGATATGTACACGTCCATCAAGTCCAAAGTGATTAACTGTTCCTCGGCCGTTTTGGCCAAGTACACCTGATGCATGTGCATCATCAACCATGACTAGTGCATCGTATTTTTCAGCAAGCTCAACAATTTCCGGAAGCGGAGCAATATTTCCATCCATAGAGAAGACTCCATCCGTAACAATTAGACGGACTCTATAGTCTGCTGATTCTTTTAGTGCTCTTTCTAAATCTGCCATATCAACATGGTTATACACTTTGCGCGCAGCCTTTGTTAACCGGATTCCGTCGATGATTGAAGCATGATTCAGAGAATCTGAGATCACAACGTCTTCTTTTGTCAGAATAGAAGAAAGAACGCCCTGGTTTGTTGTAAAACCTGACTGGAACACTAGTGCTGCTTCTGTATGCTTAAATTCAGCAAGCTTCGTTTCAAGTTCTTCATGCATTGTAAAAGTACCGGCAATAGTCCTTACAGATCCGGTTCCTGCTCCAAATTTCTCTGCACCCTTGATTGCTGCTTCTACCAGTCTTGGATGAGTTGTTAATCCTAAATAGTTATTAGATGATAATTGAATTAATTCTTTTCCATCGATGACAACTTTTGATGCCTGGTCTGATTCGAGCGGAATCAGCGTCCGGAATGTTCCTTGCTGTTTCATTTCATCAAGTTCTGCCTGCAAATATTCAAAACCTTTCATCATAGCCCCTCCATTTTCATTCTCTTATCACGCATTAATGGACAGTAATTCCTCCGCCTTAAGGTATGTATGGTGTATTCTAGAAAACTAGGGTTGGATTTACTGCCAGTAATAGCCCGAACTTAAAACACATACTTATGGCTCCACTCACTGCGGCAGCGTCTGTGTACCTGCAATTCTGCGGGCCTTAACTAACATTCAACGGGGGAGAATCCCCCGCTGATTGAAGTTTCATTTTATGGGTGTAATACGACTTTACCACATTTACCTTCGATCATTAAATCGAAGCCTTTTTTAAATTCTTCTAAAGAAAAGTGATGAGTAATCAGCGGCGTTACATCTACTTGCCCTGATTTTAGAAGTCTTGAAACCTGCTGCCACGTTTCATACATTTTTCTGCCTGTAATTCCCTGTACCGTGATTCCTTTAAAAACGACATCATTGGTGATATCTATTTCAACTGGACGGACAGGAAGACTCAGGATCGAAACACGTCCGCCATTTGTTACCATTTTAAAACCTTGATCCATCGCAATTGGATGCCCTGACATTTCACAGACAACATCTACACCGTTGCCGTCTGTTAATTCATTAATCTTCGCCAAAGGATCTTCATTTTTCGAATTGACGACCGTTGTTGCGCCCATTTCTTTTGCTAAATTTAAACGGTAGTCGTTCAAATCAAGGGCAATGACCTGAGATGCTCCTGCTGCTTTTGCAACTCCGACAGCCATAATCCCAATAGGGCCGCATCCAATGACAGCAACACTTTTTCCTGCAACATCTCCTGCTAAAACTGTGTGAACCGCATTTCCCATCGGTTCTTGAATAGATGCTACATCAAAAGGCATTTCTTTTGGATTTTTCCAAAGGTTCACTGCCGGCAAAGCCACATACTCTGCAAAGCATCCATCTGTATCGACACCAATAATTTTTGTGTTTTTACAAATATGATACTGTCCTGTTAAACATTGCGGACATTCATAGCATACTAAATGTGTTTCAGCGGAAACAAAATCTCCGATTTCAACGCTTGTTACTTTACTTCCTATTTCTACAACTTCTCCAGAAAATTCATGGCCAAATACATACGGCGGGTTCACTCTGCTTTCCGACCATGCATCCCATGTATATATATGAACATCTGTTCCGCAGATTGAAGTAGCTTTTACTTTGATCAGCACTTCATTTTCTTTAATCTGAGGGATGTCTACCATCTGCAGTTCAGCACCAAAGCCTTTGTGGCGCTTAACGATTGCTTTCATTTTTCCATTCACTATGAACACTCCTTGATCCAAAAACCATCTATTTTTATGAGTATATATGAAATTCTATCATCCATAAATAGTGGTGTAAAGGAGACTGTCCACTCCGTGTAGACGTTTGAACACATGAGAAAAAAAACTCGCTTATTTTTTTATAAAACTTAAAATCAATAAAAAAAACGCCTATCCCGAGGATAGACATTTTTCTCATTACATAAATTCTGAGAGCAATTCGTTGAATTTCTCTTCGCTGATTTGCAGATCGGCCTGTGACAAAGGAGTTTCGCTGTAATTATAGACAAGCTCCTGATATGATGGCTGATTCTTGTTTTGATAAATCAAACCGGTTACAAGTCCGTTTTTCTCCATCAGAGTCTGCATGGCAGTCATGCGGTTTGATGGGTCATATCCTTCAATATCACTTAGTTTTGTAAGATTTTCTTTAAACCAGTCATATGTGTTGATTTTATTGTAAGTGACACATGGACTGAAGACATTGATTAAAGAAAATCCTTTATGATTGATCCCTGCTTCAATGATTGAAGTCAAATCTTTTAAATCAGTTGAGAAGCTTTGTGCTACAAATGTTGCTCCTGCCGTAAGTGCCATTTCCATGACTGATAAAGAAGATTCAATTGAACCTTTCGGCGTGCTCTTTGTTTTGAAGCCAACTTCACTTCGCGGAGATGTCTGCCCTTTTGTCAAACCATAAATTTGATTATCCATAACGATATAGGTGACATCAATATTTCTTCTGATGGCATGAATCGTATGGCCCATTCCGATGGCAAATCCGTCACCGTCGCCGCCTGATGCAATTACGGTTAAATCTTTATTTGCCATTTTTACACCTTGCGCGATTGGAAGGGAACGGCCGTGAATGCCATGGAAACCGTAAGCGTTGATATAGCCCGAAATACGTCCTGAACATCCGATTCCAGAAACTACAGCAAGCTGATCAGGTTCGAGGCCTGCATTTGCAGCAGCACGCTGAATGGCCGCTTGTACAGAGAAGTCCCCGCAGCCGGGGCACCAGTTAGGCTTTACATTGTTTCTAAATTCTTTAAACGTCGCCATTTAGAACAACTCCTTGCATTTTGAATGAACTTCATGCGGCAAGAGCGGATTTCCATCATATTTAAGAATACTGGAAATTTTCTCTGCATGACCAACATTCATTTTTATAAGACTAGCAAGCTGTCCAGTTGCATTATTTTCTACCACTACAACCTTTTTTGCTGCTTTAACAAGCGGAAGCAACTCATCAGCAGGGAATGGATGAAGCAGACGGACGTGCGCATGATTCACTTTTACACCGTCATTTTCAAGGCGGATCATCGCTTCTTCAATTGTGCCTCTTGTAGAGTTAAATCCAACGAATAATACATCCGGCTCAGGATGAGTCAGATTTTGATGGACAGGCGTGTCAAACTTGATGTCTGACAGCTTACGCAGACGTTTGTCCATTTGGGCTTTACGGTTTGTTGCCACCTCGGAAGGTTTGCCGGTCTCTTCATGTTCAACACCTGTAACATGGTGAATGCCATTCTTCATTCCTGGCACTACACGCGGCGATACGCCATCTTCTGTTACTTCAAATCGTTTAAAGTATCCTTTATTTTCTATCTCAGGCAGCTCCTCGCCCTGTACTAGCTTGCCTCTTCGAATTTGGATTTTATCATATTGAAGCGGTTCTACAGACTGTTTACCAAGTGAAAGCTGAAGATCTGTCAGCAAAATAACAGGACATTGATATTCTTCCGCTAAATTGAAAGCTTCAATTGTATCGTAAAATGCTTCTTGTACTGTGCTTGGCGCCATAACGATTTTCGGAATTTCTCCATGTGTTCCGTAAATCATCGCCATTAAATCGGATTGCTCCTGTTTCGTCGGAAGTCCTGTACTTGGTCCGCCTCGCTGAGTATCAATGATCACCAGCGGCTGCTCTGTAATGCCTGAGAGCCCAATTGCTTCCATCATCAATGACAATCCCGGTCCTGCAGAAGCCGTCAATGTGCGGGTTCCGGCATAGTTTGCACCAATGGCCATCGTACAAGCGGCAATTTCATCTTCTGTTTGAATAACTGTTCCGCCGAAATCAGGCAGCTTCTTAATGAGATATTCCATGATTTCAGAAGCAGGTGTAATTGGGTAAGCAGCCATGAAACGTGCTCCGCCGGCAACTGCGCCTAATGCTATCGCATCGTTGCCGATCATGAACATGCGTTTTTGCCCATCCGCTTTTTCAAGATACATATCAACACGGTCAAAGTTCAGTTCTTGTTTCATATATGTTGAGCCTTTTTCAATGGCTTCAAGATTCTTTTCAACAATCTGCTGCCCTTTTTTCCCGTAAATCTCCTGAACGACATTTTGGAATTGTGATGTTCCAAGATCAAGCACAGCACTTGTTGCACCAATTGCAACCATATTTTTCATTAATGAAGTACCTAACTCTGCGGCAATCTCTGTAAATGGCACGGAATACAAAACAGCGTTGCAGTCATCAGGAATAACTGGATTAAACTTTGAATCTGCAAGAACTAGGCCGCCCTTGCGAAGCTCATATACGTTCACATCGATTGTTTCCTGATCAAAAGCTACTAATATATCAAGATCATCCGAAATAGCACGAACTTGAGTTGTGCTGACGCGGATTTTATTATTTGTATGACCGCCTTTTATTCGAGATGAGAAATGACGGTAGCCATATAAATAATAGCCCATTCTGTTTAATGCGATTGAAAACACTTCTCCGGTACTTTCGATACCTTCACCTTGCTGTCCTCCAACTTTCCATGAAAGTTGACTGATCATGTGCCCTACACCCCTTCTTAAGAAACACTTATATATTTTTCGCCCTATTTAAGAGCTCTTACACACGTAATTAAATATTGTTAGAATTTGTACTAAACGTTTACAATTGTAGAACGAACATGAGAAAAAAACAAGCGTTTCAGGGAAATAAACATGCTTTTGCTGTTTATTTTTTTGATTTTTGCAAATCTTATATTCATTCATTCCGATTACGTGATTATGCAACCCGAAACCTTTGTCTAAAAAGGAATGGAATCAGCAAAATTTTTATACATAAATTTTTCAACCTGGCTTTCTGAATAATGCTTCGAGAGTGTATTCAGTAAGTAAGGGTACTGTTCATAGCCTTCAAGCCCTTCAATCGTTTCATCTATCCCGTCAAAATCAGATCCAAATCCTACAGCATTTTCTCCTGCAAGACCACATACGTAATCTAAGTGATTAAGAAGATGCTTCATTGAAGCCCTTGAGCGGGAAGAGGTAAATTGCGGCACGAACGTTATGCCAATCAAACCATTTTTTGCAACGATGGCTTTAATTTGATCGTCTTTTAAATTTCTTGGATGGGGACACAGTGCATACGAATTTGAATGACTGGCAATCGGATGGTCTGCAAGCTGAATGACATCCCAAAAGCTTCGTTCGGAAAGGTGAGATACGTCTGTCCACATGTGATAATGATTTAATTTCCCGA
Proteins encoded in this region:
- a CDS encoding glycine C-acetyltransferase; the encoded protein is MKGFEYLQAELDEMKQQGTFRTLIPLESDQASKVVIDGKELIQLSSNNYLGLTTHPRLVEAAIKGAEKFGAGTGSVRTIAGTFTMHEELETKLAEFKHTEAALVFQSGFTTNQGVLSSILTKEDVVISDSLNHASIIDGIRLTKAARKVYNHVDMADLERALKESADYRVRLIVTDGVFSMDGNIAPLPEIVELAEKYDALVMVDDAHASGVLGQNGRGTVNHFGLDGRVHIQVGTLSKAVGVLGGYVASTRTLIDYLIQKGRPFLFSTSHPPAVTAACIEAINVLIEEPQLIEKLWDNAKFFKKGLEDLGFDTGKSETPVTPVIVGDEALSHQFSDKLREYGVFAQGIAFPTVAKGQARVRTIVTAEHSKEELQKALDIFEKAAKELNILK
- the tdh gene encoding L-threonine 3-dehydrogenase; translation: MNGKMKAIVKRHKGFGAELQMVDIPQIKENEVLIKVKATSICGTDVHIYTWDAWSESRVNPPYVFGHEFSGEVVEIGSKVTSVEIGDFVSAETHLVCYECPQCLTGQYHICKNTKIIGVDTDGCFAEYVALPAVNLWKNPKEMPFDVASIQEPMGNAVHTVLAGDVAGKSVAVIGCGPIGIMAVGVAKAAGASQVIALDLNDYRLNLAKEMGATTVVNSKNEDPLAKINELTDGNGVDVVCEMSGHPIAMDQGFKMVTNGGRVSILSLPVRPVEIDITNDVVFKGITVQGITGRKMYETWQQVSRLLKSGQVDVTPLITHHFSLEEFKKGFDLMIEGKCGKVVLHP
- a CDS encoding 2-oxoacid:ferredoxin oxidoreductase subunit beta; translation: MATFKEFRNNVKPNWCPGCGDFSVQAAIQRAAANAGLEPDQLAVVSGIGCSGRISGYINAYGFHGIHGRSLPIAQGVKMANKDLTVIASGGDGDGFAIGMGHTIHAIRRNIDVTYIVMDNQIYGLTKGQTSPRSEVGFKTKSTPKGSIESSLSVMEMALTAGATFVAQSFSTDLKDLTSIIEAGINHKGFSLINVFSPCVTYNKINTYDWFKENLTKLSDIEGYDPSNRMTAMQTLMEKNGLVTGLIYQNKNQPSYQELVYNYSETPLSQADLQISEEKFNELLSEFM
- a CDS encoding 2-oxoacid:acceptor oxidoreductase subunit alpha; protein product: MISQLSWKVGGQQGEGIESTGEVFSIALNRMGYYLYGYRHFSSRIKGGHTNNKIRVSTTQVRAISDDLDILVAFDQETIDVNVYELRKGGLVLADSKFNPVIPDDCNAVLYSVPFTEIAAELGTSLMKNMVAIGATSAVLDLGTSQFQNVVQEIYGKKGQQIVEKNLEAIEKGSTYMKQELNFDRVDMYLEKADGQKRMFMIGNDAIALGAVAGGARFMAAYPITPASEIMEYLIKKLPDFGGTVIQTEDEIAACTMAIGANYAGTRTLTASAGPGLSLMMEAIGLSGITEQPLVIIDTQRGGPSTGLPTKQEQSDLMAMIYGTHGEIPKIVMAPSTVQEAFYDTIEAFNLAEEYQCPVILLTDLQLSLGKQSVEPLQYDKIQIRRGKLVQGEELPEIENKGYFKRFEVTEDGVSPRVVPGMKNGIHHVTGVEHEETGKPSEVATNRKAQMDKRLRKLSDIKFDTPVHQNLTHPEPDVLFVGFNSTRGTIEEAMIRLENDGVKVNHAHVRLLHPFPADELLPLVKAAKKVVVVENNATGQLASLIKMNVGHAEKISSILKYDGNPLLPHEVHSKCKELF